In Lautropia mirabilis, one DNA window encodes the following:
- a CDS encoding DUF2863 family protein, whose protein sequence is MSSKELRVSHRARQRVSQASPDVEALVSASLGLARAGSRTEGMFWEGRLAQVLDRLLDGAHPSAVGTALDQLSQQDGTAYGALVEAIEHAAETVPVQPSALRGQTADERPAAPLHALLVTAPIVAWTRFSIPTRAIAAPVMAELLRLWHELVLAPDVRFQLMPWLYSLDQLPHDFAELRKLTRRMAVSTANGSQGRVDLKSMPETAEMLADTRFLLGCVVVPDVNHPVFRWQLSGAAHRSREDCMKAWVEATRPLFEPMLPGCGFESLLPDAYHANLRESDRLVRIWGIKAAVHYLVHSLGVEAASIKASVAGFGYTRVDEYRIGLSLGETGDVVQGIVWPLLGPESENDEPTPLEQIRSTLQEVGVNDLRVWNALMEPEFCEDCGSPFYPDRSGELVHVQMPEGAETTSPHFH, encoded by the coding sequence ATGTCCAGCAAAGAACTCCGCGTCTCGCATCGTGCCCGGCAACGGGTCTCCCAGGCCTCTCCGGATGTCGAGGCCCTCGTGTCGGCTTCGCTCGGGCTGGCCAGGGCGGGCAGCCGTACCGAAGGCATGTTCTGGGAGGGCAGGCTGGCCCAGGTGCTTGATCGTCTGCTGGATGGCGCACATCCGTCGGCCGTCGGCACGGCGCTCGACCAGCTCAGCCAGCAGGACGGCACGGCCTACGGTGCGCTGGTCGAGGCCATCGAGCACGCAGCCGAGACCGTGCCCGTACAGCCTTCGGCGCTGCGTGGGCAGACCGCGGACGAGCGACCCGCCGCCCCGCTGCATGCCTTGCTGGTCACGGCGCCCATCGTGGCCTGGACGCGCTTCAGCATTCCCACCCGGGCCATTGCTGCCCCGGTGATGGCCGAGCTGCTGCGGCTGTGGCACGAGCTGGTGCTGGCCCCTGATGTACGTTTTCAGCTGATGCCCTGGCTCTACAGCCTGGATCAGCTGCCGCATGACTTTGCCGAGCTGCGCAAGCTCACCCGCCGCATGGCTGTTTCCACCGCCAACGGCAGCCAGGGACGCGTCGACCTGAAGTCCATGCCCGAGACGGCCGAAATGCTGGCCGACACACGCTTCCTGCTGGGCTGCGTGGTGGTGCCTGACGTGAACCACCCGGTGTTTCGCTGGCAGCTTTCCGGTGCAGCCCATCGCTCGCGCGAGGACTGCATGAAGGCCTGGGTGGAAGCTACTCGGCCGTTGTTCGAGCCCATGCTGCCTGGCTGCGGCTTCGAGTCCCTGCTGCCCGACGCCTACCATGCCAACCTGCGCGAGTCCGACCGGCTGGTGCGCATCTGGGGCATCAAGGCAGCTGTCCATTATCTGGTTCACAGCCTGGGCGTGGAGGCCGCTTCCATCAAGGCCTCCGTGGCCGGTTTCGGCTACACCCGCGTGGATGAATACCGGATCGGCCTGTCGCTGGGCGAGACTGGCGATGTCGTGCAGGGCATCGTCTGGCCGCTGCTGGGCCCTGAATCCGAGAATGACGAACCCACGCCGCTGGAGCAGATCCGCAGCACGCTGCAGGAAGTGGGTGTCAACGACCTGCGGGTCTGGAATGCGCTGATGGAGCCCGAGTTCTGCGAGGACTGCGGCTCGCCGTTCTATCCCGATCGCAGCGGCGAACTGGTGCACGTGCAGATGCCCGAAGGGGCCGAGACGACCAGCCCGCATTTCCACTGA
- the dnaQ gene encoding DNA polymerase III subunit epsilon, which translates to MGEVTRQVVLDTETTGLEASKGHRIIEIGCVEMVNRRITRNNLHLYINPEREVDEGAAAVHGMTWDDLRDKPTFAQIVDQFLDFCRGAEIIIHNASFDTGFLDAELARLGRGTFASHVACVTDSLAMARERYPGKRNNLDALCERLMVPNKHRTLHGALLDSELLAEVYLGMTRGQGSFDIGSSAEDDEGGAVADAGGGRWPPTGLRVRLATDAERQLHEQGLVALEKQFKSSMRWHH; encoded by the coding sequence ATGGGAGAAGTCACCCGCCAGGTGGTGCTGGATACCGAGACCACCGGTCTGGAAGCCTCCAAGGGGCATCGCATCATCGAGATCGGTTGCGTGGAGATGGTCAACCGGCGCATCACCCGCAACAACCTGCACCTGTACATCAACCCCGAGCGCGAGGTGGATGAGGGGGCCGCGGCCGTTCACGGCATGACCTGGGACGACCTGCGCGACAAGCCCACCTTCGCCCAGATCGTCGACCAGTTTCTGGATTTCTGCCGGGGCGCCGAGATCATCATCCACAACGCCAGCTTCGATACGGGCTTTCTGGATGCCGAGCTGGCGCGGCTGGGGCGGGGCACCTTCGCCTCGCATGTGGCGTGCGTGACCGATTCGCTGGCCATGGCGCGCGAACGTTACCCCGGCAAGCGCAACAACCTGGATGCACTGTGCGAGCGCCTGATGGTGCCCAACAAGCACCGCACGCTGCACGGCGCGTTGCTGGACTCGGAACTGCTGGCCGAGGTGTACCTGGGCATGACGCGTGGCCAGGGCAGTTTCGACATTGGATCGTCCGCCGAAGATGATGAAGGCGGCGCGGTGGCCGATGCCGGCGGCGGTCGCTGGCCGCCCACCGGCCTGCGGGTGCGCCTGGCCACCGATGCCGAGCGACAGCTGCATGAACAGGGGCTCGTCGCCCTGGAAAAACAGTTCAAATCGTCGATGCGCTGGCATCACTGA
- the gloA gene encoding lactoylglutathione lyase produces MRLLHTMLRVGDLDRSIKFYTEVLGMSLLRQSENPEYKYSLAFLGYEGGNPAQAELELTYNWGTTEYEMGTAYGHIAIGVPDAYAACEKIRAAGGNVTREAGPVKGGSTVIAFVTDPDGYKVELIQRPDDQGTGTGLR; encoded by the coding sequence ATGAGACTGCTGCATACCATGCTGCGGGTCGGCGATCTGGACCGGTCCATCAAGTTCTACACCGAGGTGCTGGGCATGAGCCTGCTGCGCCAATCGGAGAACCCCGAATACAAGTACTCGCTGGCCTTCCTGGGCTACGAGGGCGGCAACCCGGCCCAGGCAGAGCTGGAGCTGACCTACAACTGGGGGACGACCGAGTACGAGATGGGGACGGCCTACGGGCACATCGCCATCGGGGTGCCGGACGCCTATGCGGCCTGTGAGAAGATCCGCGCGGCCGGCGGCAACGTGACGCGCGAGGCCGGGCCGGTGAAAGGGGGCTCGACGGTCATTGCCTTCGTGACCGATCCGGACGGCTACAAGGTGGAGCTGATCCAGCGGCCCGATGACCAGGGGACGGGGACCGGGTTGCGCTGA
- the gdhA gene encoding NADP-specific glutamate dehydrogenase has translation MKYKSLDDFMNMVKRRDPQQTEFLQAVQEVMNSLWPFLQKNPHYAGYGLLERLVEADRIIQFRVSWVDDKGEVQVNRAWRVQHSAAIGPYKGGLRFHPSVNLSILKFLAFEQTFKNALTTLPMGGGKGGSDFDPKGKSDGEVMRFCQALVLELFRHIGPDTDVPAGDIGVGGREVGFLNGMYKKLANQTGSVFTGKGMSFGGSLIRPEATGYGVVYFALEMLKRVNQDFRNQRVAISGSGNVAQYAALKSLELGARVLTMSDSEGTLIHEAGINHEMLEAIFELKNVKRGRLSAFAAERGLKFEKGRTPWHVPVDIALPCATQNELNAEDARTLVANGVQAVAEGANMPTTLDAVDVFLGAQTLYAPGKASNAGGVAVSGLEMSQNAMRLSWSAEEVDKRLHDIMTNIHENCVRYGERDNGSINYVDGANIAGFVKVADAMLQQGVY, from the coding sequence ATGAAATACAAATCTCTCGATGACTTCATGAACATGGTCAAGCGGCGCGATCCGCAGCAGACCGAATTCCTGCAGGCCGTCCAGGAAGTCATGAACAGCCTCTGGCCCTTCCTCCAGAAAAACCCCCACTACGCAGGCTACGGCCTTCTGGAGCGTCTCGTCGAGGCCGACCGCATCATCCAGTTCCGCGTCAGCTGGGTCGACGACAAGGGCGAAGTCCAGGTCAACCGTGCCTGGCGGGTCCAGCACAGTGCCGCCATCGGTCCCTACAAGGGCGGCCTGCGCTTTCACCCGTCGGTCAACCTGTCCATCCTGAAGTTCCTGGCCTTCGAGCAGACCTTCAAGAACGCACTGACCACCCTGCCCATGGGCGGCGGCAAGGGCGGCTCCGACTTCGACCCCAAGGGCAAGAGCGACGGTGAGGTGATGCGCTTCTGCCAGGCGCTCGTCCTGGAGCTCTTCCGCCACATCGGCCCCGACACCGACGTGCCGGCTGGCGACATCGGCGTGGGCGGCCGCGAGGTGGGCTTCCTCAACGGCATGTACAAGAAGCTGGCCAACCAGACCGGCAGCGTCTTCACCGGCAAGGGCATGTCCTTCGGCGGCAGCCTCATCCGCCCCGAAGCCACCGGCTACGGCGTGGTGTACTTCGCGCTGGAAATGCTCAAGCGTGTCAACCAGGACTTCCGCAACCAGCGGGTGGCCATCTCGGGCTCGGGCAACGTGGCCCAGTACGCCGCGCTGAAGTCGCTGGAACTGGGAGCCCGCGTGCTCACCATGTCCGACTCGGAAGGCACCCTCATCCATGAAGCCGGCATCAACCACGAGATGCTGGAAGCCATCTTCGAACTGAAGAACGTCAAGCGCGGACGCCTCTCGGCCTTTGCTGCCGAGCGTGGTCTGAAGTTCGAGAAGGGCCGTACTCCGTGGCATGTGCCGGTGGACATCGCCCTGCCCTGCGCCACCCAGAACGAGCTCAACGCCGAGGACGCCCGGACGCTGGTGGCCAATGGCGTGCAGGCCGTGGCCGAAGGTGCCAACATGCCCACCACGCTGGATGCCGTGGACGTGTTCCTGGGCGCCCAGACGCTGTATGCACCGGGCAAGGCCAGCAACGCGGGCGGCGTGGCCGTCTCGGGTCTGGAAATGAGTCAGAATGCCATGCGTCTGTCGTGGAGCGCCGAAGAGGTCGACAAGCGCCTGCACGACATCATGACCAACATCCACGAGAACTGCGTCCGCTATGGCGAACGCGACAACGGCAGCATCAACTACGTGGATGGTGCCAACATCGCCGGCTTCGTGAAGGTGGCCGACGCCATGCTGCAGCAAGGGGTCTACTGA
- the glpT gene encoding glycerol-3-phosphate transporter — translation MMGFMKPAPHVARLPADRIDAEYKRLRMQVFWGTFLGYATYYLLRKNFSLAMPYIVEESGYTKAQLGIVLTMLSIAYGFSKFVMGNVSDRSNPKYFATIGLLLSAMICLAFGLVPGVLSSIPIMCTLSFLNGWFQGMGYPPYARTMVHWFSTNERGQKWSWWNVSHNLGGGLIAPLAGLGIYLFGTWHSIFFFPAIIAIILAIFTFFLMQDTPQSCGLPPIEEYRNDYPKEATSETIEEELSARDILFKYVLNNRILWLIAVANIFVYFIRYGVVDWAPTYLAEVKGYSHKGSRLAYFLYEWAGIPGMLVSGYLSDKVFKGRRAPATILFMFGVLIAVFVYWKNPAGNPLIDNIALVSIGFLIYGPVMMIGLHAADLVPKKATGSATGLTGLLGYLIGSSFAGVVMGAVVDHLGWDGGFYTLIIACILAIVLLFMSMMGGKPSHQAHG, via the coding sequence ATGATGGGATTCATGAAGCCGGCACCACACGTCGCGCGCCTGCCGGCCGACCGCATCGATGCGGAATACAAGCGACTGCGAATGCAGGTCTTCTGGGGCACCTTCCTGGGGTATGCCACCTACTATCTGCTTCGCAAGAACTTCTCGCTGGCCATGCCCTACATCGTCGAGGAAAGTGGCTACACCAAGGCGCAATTGGGCATCGTGCTCACCATGCTGTCCATCGCCTACGGCTTCAGCAAGTTCGTGATGGGCAACGTCTCGGACCGCAGCAACCCCAAGTACTTTGCCACCATCGGTCTGCTGCTCAGCGCCATGATCTGCCTGGCGTTCGGCCTGGTACCCGGCGTGCTCAGCAGCATTCCCATCATGTGCACGCTCAGCTTCCTCAACGGCTGGTTCCAGGGCATGGGTTACCCCCCGTATGCACGAACCATGGTGCACTGGTTCTCCACCAATGAGCGCGGCCAGAAGTGGTCCTGGTGGAACGTCTCGCACAACCTGGGCGGTGGCCTGATCGCCCCGCTGGCCGGTCTGGGCATCTACCTGTTCGGCACGTGGCACAGCATCTTCTTCTTCCCGGCCATCATCGCCATCATCCTGGCCATCTTCACGTTCTTCCTGATGCAGGACACGCCGCAATCCTGTGGCCTGCCCCCCATCGAGGAATACCGGAACGACTATCCGAAGGAGGCCACGTCGGAAACCATCGAGGAAGAGCTCTCGGCACGCGACATCCTGTTCAAGTACGTGCTGAACAACCGCATCCTCTGGCTGATCGCGGTCGCCAACATCTTCGTCTACTTCATCCGCTACGGTGTTGTGGACTGGGCGCCCACCTATCTGGCCGAGGTCAAGGGCTATTCGCACAAGGGCTCGCGTCTGGCCTATTTCCTGTACGAATGGGCAGGCATCCCCGGCATGCTGGTCAGCGGCTACCTCAGCGACAAGGTGTTCAAGGGCCGGCGTGCGCCTGCCACCATCCTGTTCATGTTCGGCGTGCTGATTGCCGTGTTCGTGTACTGGAAGAACCCGGCCGGCAACCCGCTCATCGACAACATCGCCCTGGTCTCGATCGGCTTCCTGATCTATGGCCCGGTGATGATGATCGGCCTGCATGCTGCCGACCTGGTGCCCAAGAAGGCCACCGGCAGTGCCACGGGTCTCACCGGCCTGCTTGGCTACCTCATCGGCTCGTCCTTCGCCGGTGTCGTGATGGGTGCCGTGGTGGACCACCTGGGATGGGATGGCGGCTTCTATACGCTGATCATCGCCTGCATCCTGGCCATCGTGCTGCTCTTCATGAGCATGATGGGTGGCAAGCCCAGCCATCAGGCCCACGGATGA
- the yghU gene encoding glutathione-dependent disulfide-bond oxidoreductase, translated as MSSSTYTPPEVWTWDKANGGKYASVNRPTAGAQFEQVLPVGERPFQLYSRGTPNGQKVTIMFEELLEAGVKEAAYDLWAIDIGKGDQFGSGFVAINPNSKIPALVDRSGPEPVNVFESGAILVYLAEKFGKFLPASGAARAQCLSWLFWQVGSGPYLGGGFGHFYAYAPERYEYPINRFAMETKRQLDLLDKLLAEREYICGADYTVADMAIWPWYGRLVLGELYGAAKFLDVASYKNVQRWTKQLAERPGVKRGKDAVHQPLK; from the coding sequence ATGAGTTCATCCACCTACACGCCACCCGAGGTCTGGACCTGGGACAAGGCCAACGGCGGGAAGTATGCGTCGGTCAACCGGCCCACGGCGGGCGCGCAGTTCGAGCAGGTGCTGCCGGTGGGCGAGCGCCCCTTCCAGCTGTACTCGCGTGGCACGCCCAATGGGCAGAAGGTCACGATCATGTTCGAGGAGCTGCTGGAAGCCGGTGTGAAGGAGGCCGCCTATGATCTGTGGGCCATCGACATCGGCAAGGGTGACCAGTTCGGCAGCGGCTTCGTGGCGATCAACCCCAACTCCAAGATTCCGGCGCTGGTCGATCGCAGCGGTCCGGAGCCGGTGAACGTGTTCGAGTCCGGGGCAATCCTTGTGTACCTGGCCGAGAAGTTCGGCAAGTTCCTGCCGGCTTCGGGTGCGGCGCGGGCGCAGTGCCTGTCGTGGCTGTTCTGGCAGGTGGGCAGCGGCCCCTATCTGGGGGGCGGCTTCGGGCATTTCTACGCCTACGCACCCGAGCGGTATGAATACCCGATCAACCGCTTTGCCATGGAGACGAAGCGCCAGCTGGACCTGCTGGACAAGCTCCTGGCCGAGCGCGAGTACATCTGCGGCGCCGACTATACGGTGGCGGACATGGCCATCTGGCCCTGGTACGGCCGGCTGGTGCTGGGTGAGCTGTACGGTGCTGCGAAGTTCCTGGACGTGGCGTCGTACAAGAACGTGCAGCGCTGGACGAAGCAGCTGGCAGAGCGTCCGGGCGTCAAGCGCGGCAAGGATGCGGTGCATCAGCCGCTGAAGTGA
- a CDS encoding TIGR04325 family methyltransferase, translating into MSSVMKQLGKARRWTRENGPMQWADTAWKRHQFIHARQAHLFQGVYKSFADAVAHAPDTAPTSYDNTASAKLYLNRLQMDDYDHPALFWLADAIHHGMTKIVDVGGSVGIKYFAFKPFIEYPADLKWLVIDMPAVAEEGRRFAEERGESASLKFSDRLADADGMDVFYASGALQYLEQSLPEILAGMKEKPKRIVINTTPIHEQHDFFTLNNIGTAYCGYRVQAREPFVRGIEAQGYRLRDQWRNLGKRMPVIGQPEYSVEHYSGFCFDRVEG; encoded by the coding sequence ATGAGCAGTGTCATGAAGCAGCTGGGCAAGGCCCGGCGCTGGACCCGGGAAAACGGGCCGATGCAATGGGCTGACACCGCCTGGAAGCGTCATCAGTTCATTCATGCCCGGCAGGCCCACCTGTTCCAGGGGGTGTACAAGAGTTTTGCCGATGCGGTGGCGCATGCACCGGACACAGCACCCACCAGTTACGACAACACCGCATCGGCCAAGCTGTATCTGAATCGCCTTCAGATGGATGATTACGATCATCCGGCGCTCTTCTGGCTGGCTGATGCCATTCATCATGGCATGACGAAGATCGTCGATGTCGGCGGTTCGGTGGGCATCAAGTACTTTGCCTTCAAACCATTCATCGAGTACCCGGCCGACCTGAAGTGGCTCGTCATCGACATGCCGGCCGTGGCTGAGGAGGGAAGACGGTTTGCCGAAGAACGAGGTGAGAGTGCATCGCTGAAGTTCTCGGACAGGCTGGCTGACGCCGATGGAATGGACGTGTTCTATGCGTCGGGAGCGCTGCAGTATCTGGAGCAGTCATTGCCCGAGATCCTGGCTGGCATGAAGGAAAAGCCAAAGCGCATCGTCATCAACACGACGCCCATTCACGAGCAGCACGACTTCTTCACGCTCAACAACATCGGCACAGCCTACTGCGGCTACCGGGTGCAGGCGCGCGAGCCGTTCGTCCGCGGCATCGAGGCACAGGGCTACCGCCTTCGTGACCAGTGGCGCAACCTGGGCAAGCGCATGCCCGTCATCGGGCAGCCGGAATACAGCGTCGAGCACTACAGCGGGTTCTGCTTCGATCGGGTGGAGGGCTGA
- a CDS encoding methyltransferase family protein, which translates to MERLELRVPPPVVTLVSALLMWGLRGAVPSLVWLVPGRAWLAGVLVGTGMMLGLWAVWSFRRQRTTINPHLPQQTVALVTEGVYRYTRNPMYLGMLCFLVAWALWLSTPLALLGLALYVGYLNRFQIGPEERVLEERFGTRFTSYCATVRRWL; encoded by the coding sequence ATGGAAAGACTTGAGTTGCGGGTGCCCCCGCCGGTGGTGACGCTCGTGTCGGCGTTGCTGATGTGGGGGTTGCGAGGCGCGGTGCCGTCACTGGTATGGCTGGTGCCGGGCCGTGCGTGGCTGGCCGGTGTGCTGGTGGGCACGGGCATGATGCTGGGCCTGTGGGCTGTCTGGAGTTTTCGCAGGCAGCGCACCACCATCAACCCGCATCTGCCGCAGCAGACCGTGGCGCTGGTGACGGAAGGCGTCTACCGGTACACCCGCAACCCGATGTACCTGGGCATGCTGTGCTTCCTGGTGGCCTGGGCGCTGTGGCTGTCCACGCCGCTGGCGCTGCTGGGCCTGGCGCTGTATGTGGGGTACCTGAACCGTTTCCAGATCGGACCCGAGGAGCGCGTGCTCGAAGAGCGCTTTGGCACGCGCTTCACGTCCTATTGCGCCACGGTGCGGCGCTGGCTGTAG
- a CDS encoding phospholipase D-like domain-containing protein, giving the protein MLFSTHAIVVLLSLLVYVSVTRIGHQRRAPSAALAWVLLLVAFPYVGLPVFLMFGTRKLLRPGQRAPRRFDPARNPLCGIPQTERAPIDIWAGELLASMGMPPPAVGGKVSFQAQGEEALQAVIDLIDQTRQQLRVATFLLGQDDQAERIVEALCRASARGVEVRLLLDAMGCLRVTAHQYEQLLAAGVWVRRYMPLLHNPVHGRANLRNHRKLLVADEQTVWAGGRNLAGEYFMGVGDEPAWLDLSFSIEGPLVAQAIEMFERDWRVGKRLPARYRRRAVRYRGTALARVVEPMAQVADMPEQLIAQVLARTSSNASPSALSEPSKASDHSEGMQGAESARGAMSPDQAALDGEEAGVLRSEGELADARPAGDMSASVTPADGVPVDGTLLDARPLVTQLLPSGPDLFDDTLYSLLLTAAFHAERRLLAVTPYFVPDEALMTALMMAARRGVQISLLIPAHSNHRLADVARMRALRQLAQVGAHIHLYPRMLHAKVVVIDEAMALAGSLNLDSRSFFLNYEMMVAFYRKTEVRWLSDWLEGHIAEARPYRGRPASWWKDILEGMVRAVAYQL; this is encoded by the coding sequence TTGCTGTTCAGCACCCACGCCATCGTCGTTCTGCTCAGCCTGCTGGTCTATGTCAGTGTCACGCGCATCGGCCACCAGCGTCGTGCGCCGTCGGCAGCCCTGGCCTGGGTGCTGCTGCTGGTGGCCTTCCCCTACGTGGGCCTGCCGGTCTTTCTGATGTTCGGTACCCGCAAACTGCTGCGACCGGGGCAGCGCGCACCGCGCCGCTTTGATCCTGCCCGCAACCCGCTGTGCGGCATCCCGCAGACCGAACGGGCACCCATCGACATCTGGGCCGGCGAACTGCTGGCCTCGATGGGTATGCCGCCGCCCGCCGTGGGCGGCAAGGTGAGCTTTCAGGCCCAGGGTGAAGAGGCGTTGCAGGCCGTCATCGACCTGATCGACCAGACACGGCAACAGCTGCGCGTGGCAACCTTCCTGCTGGGGCAGGATGATCAGGCCGAGCGCATCGTCGAGGCCCTGTGCCGGGCGTCGGCGCGCGGGGTGGAAGTGCGGCTGTTGCTGGATGCCATGGGCTGCCTGCGTGTCACTGCTCATCAGTACGAGCAACTGCTGGCAGCCGGGGTCTGGGTGCGGCGCTACATGCCGCTGCTGCACAACCCCGTGCACGGCCGGGCCAACCTGCGCAACCATCGAAAGCTGCTGGTGGCGGATGAGCAGACCGTCTGGGCCGGAGGCCGGAACCTGGCGGGCGAGTACTTCATGGGGGTGGGGGATGAGCCCGCCTGGCTGGACCTGAGCTTTTCCATCGAGGGGCCGCTGGTGGCACAGGCCATCGAGATGTTCGAGCGGGACTGGCGGGTGGGCAAGCGTCTGCCGGCCCGCTATCGGCGACGGGCTGTCCGGTATCGGGGCACGGCGCTGGCGCGCGTCGTGGAGCCGATGGCCCAGGTGGCCGACATGCCCGAGCAGCTGATCGCACAGGTGCTGGCCCGGACCTCGTCCAATGCATCGCCGTCTGCCTTGTCGGAACCGTCGAAGGCATCAGACCACTCGGAAGGCATGCAGGGAGCCGAGTCCGCAAGGGGGGCGATGTCCCCGGATCAGGCTGCCCTGGATGGCGAAGAGGCTGGTGTCCTGCGGTCAGAAGGGGAGCTTGCCGATGCGAGACCCGCTGGCGACATGTCGGCCTCCGTGACGCCTGCCGACGGAGTGCCGGTGGACGGGACTCTGCTGGATGCCCGGCCGCTGGTGACGCAGCTGCTGCCCAGTGGCCCGGATCTGTTTGACGATACGCTCTATTCGCTGCTGCTGACGGCTGCCTTCCATGCCGAGCGGCGGCTGCTGGCCGTGACGCCGTACTTCGTGCCCGACGAGGCACTGATGACGGCATTGATGATGGCGGCACGCCGTGGCGTGCAGATCAGCCTGCTGATTCCGGCGCATTCCAACCATCGTCTGGCTGATGTGGCCCGGATGCGGGCCCTGCGGCAGCTGGCTCAGGTGGGGGCACACATCCATCTCTACCCGCGGATGTTGCACGCGAAGGTGGTGGTCATCGACGAGGCCATGGCCCTGGCCGGGTCATTGAACCTGGACAGCCGCAGCTTCTTCCTGAACTACGAGATGATGGTGGCCTTCTACCGCAAGACCGAGGTCCGCTGGCTGTCCGACTGGCTGGAAGGGCACATCGCTGAGGCCAGACCCTACCGGGGGCGTCCGGCCAGCTGGTGGAAGGACATCCTGGAGGGCATGGTGCGGGCGGTGGCCTATCAGCTCTGA
- a CDS encoding Na+/H+ antiporter NhaC family protein codes for MFSAKPLLEMPRWEAAAVAAIIVALMGYAIIWLEWVPHMAILTAMVSLLVYGLCRGVRYRAMQDWMIGAVGQGMGALYLFFFIGLLVTALMISGAIPTLMYYGFGLISPGYFYFSAFALSSVIGISLGSSLTTCATVGMAFMGMAHAFHADLAMTAGAIVSGAFFGDKMSPISDTTGISASIVGIDLFEHIRNMMYTTVPAWLISAVVYLWLLPAVAPHDLNGVVAFRHQLEGSGLAHLYSLLPFALLLGMALMKIDAIVTLMATIFLALGLTYFHSTPSLAELGQWFFKGPSFPEAWGDIAKLLSRGGVESMFFTQTIVILGLSFGGLLFALGVIPALLDGIRSFLTTTGRATFSVAATAVGVNTLIGEQYLSILLSGETFKPVYEKLHLHPRNLSRTLEDAGTVINPLVPWSVCGVFIFNVLGVPVWHYLPYAIFCYMSLVLTLVFGWTGVTLSRVEPKK; via the coding sequence ATGTTCAGTGCCAAACCATTGCTGGAGATGCCGCGCTGGGAGGCCGCAGCGGTGGCCGCCATCATCGTGGCACTGATGGGCTACGCGATCATCTGGCTGGAATGGGTGCCGCACATGGCCATCCTGACAGCCATGGTCAGCCTGCTCGTGTACGGGCTCTGCCGGGGCGTGCGCTACCGGGCCATGCAGGACTGGATGATCGGTGCGGTCGGGCAGGGCATGGGGGCGCTGTACCTCTTCTTCTTCATCGGGCTGCTGGTCACGGCGCTGATGATCAGCGGTGCCATCCCCACGCTGATGTATTACGGCTTCGGGCTGATCTCGCCGGGCTATTTCTATTTTTCGGCCTTTGCGCTCAGCTCGGTGATCGGCATCTCGCTGGGCAGCAGCCTGACCACCTGTGCCACGGTCGGCATGGCCTTCATGGGCATGGCACACGCCTTTCATGCCGATCTGGCCATGACGGCGGGGGCCATCGTCTCGGGGGCCTTCTTCGGCGACAAGATGTCGCCGATCTCGGACACCACGGGCATTTCCGCCTCGATCGTGGGCATCGACCTGTTCGAGCACATCCGCAACATGATGTACACCACGGTGCCCGCCTGGCTGATCAGCGCGGTGGTCTACCTGTGGCTGCTGCCGGCGGTGGCGCCGCATGATCTGAACGGCGTGGTGGCATTCCGGCACCAGCTGGAGGGCTCGGGCCTGGCGCATCTGTATTCGCTGCTGCCCTTCGCGCTTCTGCTGGGCATGGCGCTGATGAAGATCGACGCCATCGTGACGCTGATGGCCACGATCTTCCTGGCGCTGGGGCTGACCTACTTCCACAGCACGCCGAGCCTGGCCGAGCTGGGGCAGTGGTTCTTCAAGGGGCCTTCGTTCCCCGAGGCCTGGGGCGACATCGCCAAACTGCTGTCGCGCGGTGGGGTGGAGAGCATGTTCTTCACGCAGACCATCGTGATCCTGGGGCTGAGCTTCGGCGGCCTGCTGTTCGCGCTGGGGGTGATCCCGGCGCTGCTTGATGGCATCCGCAGCTTCCTGACGACGACGGGACGGGCCACATTCAGCGTGGCGGCCACGGCGGTGGGAGTGAACACGCTGATCGGCGAGCAGTATCTGAGCATCCTGCTGTCGGGCGAGACGTTCAAACCCGTCTACGAGAAGCTGCACCTCCACCCGCGCAACCTGTCGCGCACGCTGGAGGATGCGGGCACGGTGATCAATCCACTGGTGCCGTGGAGCGTGTGCGGGGTGTTCATCTTCAACGTGCTGGGGGTGCCGGTCTGGCACTATCTGCCGTACGCAATCTTCTGCTACATGAGCCTGGTGCTGACGCTGGTGTTCGGGTGGACGGGGGTGACGCTGTCGCGGGTCGAGCCGAAGAAGTGA